A segment of the Neochlamydia sp. S13 genome:
CAGGCGGTACTGTCAATCAAGCGGGTAGCTTTCTTATGCAAGCCACACGTGTGGGCAATCACACTCTGCTGGCACATATCATCCAAATGGTATCCCAAGCTCAAAGAAGCAAAGCTCCTATTCAAAAACTTGCCGATTTAATTGCCAAATATTTTGTCCCCGCGGTGATAGGAGTAGCCATTCTAACATTTATGATATGGGTATGGAAAGGACCTGAGCCAAGCTTTGTTTTTGCCTTCATTAATGCGCTGGCAGTATTAATCATTGCATGTCCCTGTGCCTTAGGATTAGCTACTCCTATGTCAATTATGATGGGAATAGGTAGAGGCGCCCAAACAGGCATTCTCATAAAAAATGCAGAAGCCTTACAACTTTTAGAAAAAGTTGACACTTTAATGGTAGATAAAACCGGTACTGTCACCCAAGGAAAACCTAGTATCTTGCAAATCACCGCCATGCATGGCTGGCAAGAAAATGAACTTTTGACATACGCAGCTTCTGTAGAAAAAAATAGTGAGCATCCCCTAGCTCAAGCCATTGTGAAGGAAGCCCAACGACGCTCTTTAAATCTTTTACCGAGCGTAAAATTTAAATCTATGACTAGTGAAGGCGTTGCAGGAATAGTTGATCATAGAGAAGTATTAATTGGCACCCAAAATTTAATGCAAAGAATGCAGGTGCACAGCCAGGAAGAATTACTAAAAGCCTCTCAAGCAGCGCAAGCACAAGCGCAAACAGTGCTGTTTGTTGCTGTCGAGGGAAATATTATAGGCTTTATTACGTTAGCTGATGCTCTAAAACCCACTTCTACTCAAGCTATTCGTGAACTCCATTCGCTAGGTTTGAAAGTTATTATGCTGACTGGAGATAATATGCAGACAGCCCAAGCAGTTGCTTTAGCTACACATATGGATGAGACTTATGCGGAAATCACTCCTCAGGGTAAAAGCATCTTTATACAGAACGCCATACAAAATAGGCATATTGTTGCTATGGCTGGTGACGGAATCAACGATGCACCCGCCCTGGCTGCAGCCCATGTAGGCATTGCTATGGGGACGGGCACAGACATTGCTAAAGAAAGTGCCGCAATTACTTTAGTAAAAGATGACTTAATGGGTATCGTACGAGCCATTAAGTTAAGTCGAGCTACCATGCGCAATATTCGGCAAAATTTATTTTTTGCTTTTATCTACAATATTGTAGGTGTTTCTATAGCAGCCGGCATTCTGTATCCTTGGATGGGATTGCTTTTAAATCCCATGATTGCCAGTGCAATCATGGCGTTTAGCTCTGTGTCAGTGATCGTGAATGCATTAAGGCTAAGAAAGTGTTAATACTGAAGAAAGAGAAACCAACCTTTAAAAAAAATTGCTAAGCAAAAAGCGATTAAGCGTTTATTTAAGACAATGCAACTGGGCCAGCAACCAATGCACAAGGCTACCTCCTTTGTGCCGTTCGTGTTTTAGTACCATTCAAAGCCTATAAAGCAACTACCTTGTAAAGCAGCTAAAATAAGACGGGTCTATTAAAATATTTATCTCTTCTCTTATCTTGCGCATTTATCAGTCAGCACGTTAGGCGTAAGCTAGATGGCTAGCTAAATTTTTAGATCTTTTGAATCCCTAAACTACTACTATGAGATTAAATTTCCTGGGTGGATAAGGTACCTCTTTTTAATTAAGCCATCTCCATTTTTTTACGCTTTCTCTTCTCTGCAGCTGATATCTAATTGAACAGGACTTAAGAGCTGAATTAGCCTTATTCTAAACTTCTAAAGATTAGTATTTTTCTCGTGCTCAGCATTGTAAGCAATTATAGGGAACGTAATAAATGCATGGCATAGAAGCGTTAAAACATCCAAGATCCAGCAGAATTGTAAAGATTCTACGTTCTAAATGATCGGCTTTATACGTATGATTATGTAAGAGGCGAGCTATCCATTTTATACCAGCTAGCCATCAATCTAGGGCTATTTGAATGAATAGCTCTTGCTCTTTTAGGCTCGCAACACTTAGAATTTTTTTTTACTTTTTTCATATGAATGATTGCTAATATTTTTGGCTAAAAAATGCCCACAAAACTTGCTTAATATGCGGGGGAGAGTTAAGATCGATTTATTTGCTTCTATTAATACTTCCAAACATGTCTTTTTCAGTATTTCTAAAAACTTCCCTGAATGAATATTTCAAATGCCTTAGCTTACCTGATAACTTAACGGTAATTCATTATGTATTAGGGAATGAATCCGCTGATTTAGATTCCGTTATCTCTTCCCTAATGTATGCTTATTTATTATATGAAAATCATTCTAGACAAGAGCTCTACCTTCCTCTTATCAACATCAAAAGGGAGGAGGTAAATACTCGCAAAGACCTTCTCTATTTGCTTCAGCTAGCAAAAATTTCTACTAATCATCTTCTTTTTTTAGAAGAGGCTCCTTTCAGTTATCTCTTTTCTCGAAGGCAATTACGTTTAAATCTGGTCGATCATCATATTTTAAGAATGGACCAACAGATTTTTTCTGCGGCAGTAGAAAGCATTATCGATCATCATTTTCCTGAGCCAATAAATTATCCCCTTCTCTCGCCTGCCAGCTTGCTAATAGAACCTGTGGGTTCTACAGCCACTTTGATTGCAGAAAAACTGATCGCTCATCCTACCATTAATATTACGCCTAAAATAGCGACCTTGCTATTGGCACCTATATTAGTAGACACCCATAATTTAAAATCTATAGATAAAACTACCTGGCGAGATATTAAAATAGCTAAAAAGCTACTCCAGGTGGCTGCTGGCGCCCTTCCTTCTAATTTTTATGACATCCTTCAGGTAGAAAAGAATAATATCTCCCTACTATCTCCCCTACAGCTTCTAAATAAGGATTTCAAAAGCTATCTAGCCGGCAATTTTTTCTATGGAATTTCTTCTCTTCCGCAAGGAGTCGATTGGTGGCAACAAGAGAGGCAAAGCTTGCTTCCTTTGCTAAATACATATGCTCAGGAAAAAAAACTATCGCTACTGATCCTATTTATGTCTCCCATAAATCCCATAGGCCCGAAGCGTAGAATAATCGTCTATACCCCTTCCCCCTTAATTTTAGAATCTTTTAAATTTTATGTAGAAAAAGACGTGATACTAAAGAAGCTACTCATGCCAAGCTCTTCTTTAAGGCATCAATGCTTGGCATATTATGAAATAGAAAGTTTTATAGCTAGAAAGCATTTACAACCTTACTTTCATTTTTTAAAAAATTTAGCTAATCTATCCTGGTAAAGTAAAAGAAATTCTTTAAAAGGCAACGCTTTTTACCTATTTAACCTCTTTGGCAACAAGCCAAATGCCATAAAATCTATAAAAGAGAAAAATAATTCAAATATAAGCCCCTTATTCACCCTTTAAAAACCTATTGATGTGCTCAAACGCCAGGTCTCCCCATAATCTTTTAACCTGAACCTTAGGCGCCTAGCTAGCATTCGCTTCGGTTAAGAGCTAAAGAGCAAGCTTGGGACAAGCTAAAAAAGCCGTGCATGGTAGTAATGAAACTTTTTTGTAAACAATGGAGAGGCAAGGAATGGCTTCAGCAAGCGTATTTTTAGATGAATTTCTCTCTCTCTTGATCATTGTTCCAATCATGTTTCCTAGACTTTCCCCTCCGTCTAATTTTCTCTTTAGAATTTTTTAATCGTTATTCTTCTCTTAATGTTAAACATATACACCTTTACTCTGTAGGTAATTTATTGATATTTTAGGATCTCGGCCGAAAATGGCGAGCATTCTAATTAAACTCTTTCTATATTAGAGAGAAATAGGCCATGGTTATGAATGAAGAAGATATTTTTTATAAAGCTTTTCTATCCCGAGATTCTCGCTTTGATGGCAAATTTTATGTAGGAGTAAAAACCACTAAAATTTATTGCCGTCCTATCTGTCCAGCTAGGCCAAAGCGTCAAAATGTTGAATTTTTTCTTGAGGCTTTATCTGCTGAGAAGGCAGGCTATAGACCCTGCTTACGATGCCATCCTCCATCTTCGACCCCTTCCTCCGCCTATCCAGGCAAATCGGCAGTAGTGTCGCGTGTCCTTAGAGTACTTACAAACCAGGGGATGGGAGATAAAGGAGAAGATTATTTTGCTGAACAGTTTGGCTTAAGCGCTAGGCATTTACGTCGGTTATTTCGAGAAGAGGTCGGCTTAACTCCTCAAAAAATTTGGGATAATAACCGTTTAAATTTTGCTTTAAAGCTTCTTGCAGAGACTAAGCTTTCTATAACTCGTATAGCGTTAGAGGCTGGATTTTCCTCTTTAAGGCGTTTTAATGATGCTTTTAAAAAATGTTATAAGCAACCTCCTTCTTCCATGCGAAAGAAAAATCTTTCTCACTCCTCTCACGAAAATATTATTTTAAAGTTAACTTATCACCCTCCTTTAGACTGGCCGCATTTAATTAATCATTTTAAAAACCATGTTATTCCTTATATAGAAAGCATTTCTGAAAACAGCTACGAGCGAGTTTTTAAGATTGGAAATTCAATAGGAACTTTATCAGTGGAAGCAGATAGCCGCTATCCTTATCTCAAGCTGCAGATTGCTTGCCATGATACAAAAGTTTTATTTGAGGTAGCCAATCGTGTCCGTAAAATGTTCGACCTTGATTCCGATCCTCTTTTAATAGCCAATCAATTTGCTTCTCATTTACCTTTATCTTTGCTATGGAAACAATGGCCTGGCTTAAGGCTGGCTAATGGTTGGGATCCTTATGAAACAGCCATCTGCGCAATTTTAGGGCAAGGCATTACCATGAAATATGCCTCCCAACTAATTGGCCATTTGGTTTTATATTATGGAGAAAAAATTTTTCATCCCGTAACGCAAGAAGAAAGATATTTATTTCCCCTTCCCGAAATTTTAGCAAAAGCTTCTCTGCATGAGATTAAAACAACGCAAATACGCAAAGCTGCCATTCGAATGCTAAGCCAGAAAATTCTTCAACAAGAAATTAGTCTCTCACCAGCTCAAGCACCTGAGGAATTTAAAAAATCCCTTCTTGGCATTCAAGGTATTGGGCCATGGACGGCAGAATACATTAGCCTACGAGCTTTAGCAGACACTGATGCTTTCCCAGCTACCGATTTAATTCTGAAAAGAGCGTTAAGGTTAAATCCTTCGTTGGACTTAAGCTGTATCCGACCCTGGCGAGGATATGCTGCCGTTTATCTATGGAAAAAATATTTTTAACATTTATCTTAAAAAGGAGCTTTATTAGATGAAAACTTTTTATAAATACATGGATTCAATCGTAGGAAAATTAAAGCTGGTAGCTCAAAACCATGTTCTTATAGCTATCTTATGGGAGCATGAAAAGCTCAACCGTGTTAAGCTTAATGAACTAATCGAAGATGTCTATCATCCTCTTCTTGTAGAAGCTGAAAAGCAACTTTTAGAATATTTCAATAAAAAGCGAAAATTCTTTGAGCTTCCTTTAGAACACCACGGAACATCCTTCCAAAGCAAAGTCTGGGAGGCCTTAAAGCATATTCCTTATGGCACTACTCTCAGTTATGGACAGCTTGCAAAAGAAATAAATCATCCTCGCGCAGTACGTGCCTTAGGAGCAGCCATAGGAAGGAATCCACTATCAATTGTTATTCCTTGCCATCGGGTGATAGGGACGAATGGGAAACTAACAGGATTTGCTGGGGGATTAGAAGCTAAAAGAACGCTTTTAAAGATTGAAGATTTTCCTGTTTTTTAAAAAAAATTAAAAAAAGAAGTAGAGTCCAATCCTCTTCTTTTTTTAATCTTTACACTAAAAAAATAATTAAAATAAAAGTTAGGGAGATTTATTTCCTAAGATTCAACCAACGCTAAAGCGTAAATGAGTGAGTAGCTCATCTGATAAGGCGCAACCTATCCTAGGGCTTATCACATCAGCTAGTACCCATGCTTTGGAGACCTTCCAACTATTGTGATCTTAATTTACAGGCAACGATTTAGCATATAACCCTGCTCACTGATAAGCTACTTTCCTAGAGGAAGAATTTCTTTCAAAGCTTCTTTAAAGCAAGACATTGCCGTGGCAGCAAGCGATCTTCCATAATAGCTGCAGAGCCTCTTCCAAAGCTGCCTAGCTTCCTCGTCTCTTCCAAAATCTTTAATGACTTTTAATGGATCGTTCATCTCTTTAGTCACCGAGTGTCCGTCTCTTGGCTTTAAGTCTTTCTCCTCTTCTTGGAGGCATTAGACCTCTTTCGAAACTGGAATAAAATGTAAATTTTAGTAAAATGGTGACTCAACATTTAAAGGAGGCACCATGAAATTTGATAAGATAGAGAAATTAGATGATGAACGATTTCGCAGATTGACAGGGGTAAAGCGTGGTACCTTTGATAAGATGGTGCAAATTTTACAGCAAGCCGATGCGGCCAAGAAGATTAAAGGCGGGCGTAAATATAAACTACGTTTAGAAGACATGCTGCTAATGACCTTGGAATATATGCGAGAATATAGGACCTATTTCCATATTAGCCAAAGCTATGGAATCAGTGAAAGTTCAGCTTATAAAGCGGTGAAATGGATTGAAGATACGTTAATCAAGCATCCAGATTTTGCTTTACCGGGACGTAAAGAGCTTTTGAAAAGCGATACGGAATATGAGGTTATTTTAATTGATGCTACAGAAACGCCTATTGAGCGCCCTAAAAAAAACAAAAGCGCTATTATTCAGGGAAAAAGAAAAAACATACCCTAAAGACCCAAGTTGTAGTCGATAAGAAGAGTAAAAAAGTAATTTGTACCTCATTTGGCAACGGCAAAAAGCATGATTTTAGGCTATTCAAAGAATCTCAGGTTAAAATCAATCCACAAATAAGAGTGTTAACCGATTCAGGATATCAAGGATTAACAAAGCTGCATGCCCAAACCCAGATGCCCAAGAAAAAAAGTAAGAAGAAGCCTTTAACTCAAGAGGATAAAAGAACAAACCAAAGTTTATCCAGAGAAAGAGTTGCCAATGAAAACGTGATTGGCCTCCTTAAGCGCTTTAAAATTATAGCCGATCGCTACAGAAATAGACGTAAAAGATTTGCACTTCGCTTCAACTTGATTGCAGCAATCTATAACTGGGAATTAAATACGTGAGTTTCGAAAGAGGTCTATTAAAGGATTTAGGCCTCGCCTTTAAGATGATCGGTTAAAAGCTTATCTATAAGCACTGGCTTTATAAGCAGCTTTTACGCTCATTGTTAGCTGGTAATAAATCTCTTTTTCTCATCGCCACCTTCCTAAGAACCATACAGCGAAGCTTTCTCCTAAGATATTGGAGAAGGAGGAGCAAATTTTACTTTTCTATTTTCCCTGCTTGAACCTAGCCTCTCCTTTACAATATAATTAATCATTTTATTTAATACTTACCCCGTTAATCAGAAAATGAGAAAAATGAATGCTAAATATTTTTATTACTAGGCACAAAGATAAAAACAAGCTAAAGTAAATAACTGTTAGATTTTAGAAGAATTTAAAGCAAAAAACTTATATAAGCTTTTGATAAATTTTATCAAGTTGAGCGACAGAAGAAGTACTAGAAGATTATTTTAAAGTAGGATTTGTTTATGATGAAAGGAACGGATGGACAAGCTAAGCCTGAAGGCTTTTTTTTTGAAATGGCGATGAATCTCTCTGCCCCTATAATTTCCCCCTCTGCAAATGATTCTAAAGAATCCCCATTACAAGCTCAATCATTTCAAAAAGAAAAAAAGGTGATAAAACGAGCACTGGAAGTTAAGGAAAAAGAGCTAGGCAAACAAAATTTAAAGAGAAAAAAATATGCAATTTGGAAGCCTCGTAACTTAAAGATAGATACTGCTATGCAGAAAATGTTAAGAAACTCTCGAAAAGCTATAGAAGAGCATAAAGAAGAGGATTTTCTTGCGTATGCTAGTTATCAAAGTTGTCTTCCTATTTTAGAGGATAATCTGCCTACAGCTCCTGCTCTAAGCTTAGAATATGTGTCAGCCGAAGCTCAAGGTAGAAGGCCGCGTATGGAAGACGTTCACCTTTTTCAGGAGATCTTGCAAGGGGCTTTAGTAGGGGTTTTTGATGGACATGGGGGCCAACAAGTCGCAGAACAGGCTAAAGAAGAATTTGAAAAAAATTTTTCCGAAACATTAGCTTTGAATAAAGGAAATGTACATCTAACTTTCGAACAATTAATTGATGAAATTCACCAAAATATCATCCAGCATACTTATTATGATATGATAGGCACTACATTAGCTATAAGCTTTATAGATAAAAACACCCATCTCATTTATACAGCTACCTTAGGTGATACTGAAGCTAATATCTATAGGAACAAAGAGTCAATCGCTCTATCTTGTGTGCGCAATTGGACGCACGCAAAAGAAGCAGCAAGAGCAGCTATAGCCCTCGAAGATCCGACGCTAGCAGAAACATGGCCTCTTGCAAAAAATCCTAAAACGTTAAGGTATCCTAATTCGCGTATTGGCCTTAATGTAAGTCGTGCTATCGGTGATAAATATGCTAGCGGAAAGCCTGATAAACCGGCAGTTATTCACAAACCTAAAATTACCGTCAATCGATTAAGAAAAGGAGACATTCTTATCATCGCTTGTGATGGATTAAAAGATTATGTTTTAGAAAATGAGATAATCGCACATGTTACATCAGAGCCTCAAGAAAAAGAAGAGGAAGAGCCTTTGGTTGACTTAGAAAACACAGAAGAAGAAGAAATAGAGGAGGAAAAAGCCTCCTGGAATAATTCCCCAAAAAATTTAGCTCAACGATTGGTGGATTATGCGCTGGAGAAAAATTCTGCAGATAATGTCACCGTGGTAGTGGTGAAAATACATTAAATAAAAATAGACATAGCAGGCCAAAGATGTTAAAGGATTATTAATTGAATAAATCAAGCATTTACAAAAAATTTTAGGAGGGTCATGCACCCTGGACTTATATCGGTTCTTTCCAGCCTATTTTTCATGCTAGCAATAGATGCTATGTGGCTAGGTTGGATGATGAAGGGCTTTTATCGCTCCAATATCGGTCATCTTATGAATGATTCGCCTAAAATAATACCCGCCACTTTTTTTATTTGATCTATGCCGCATGTTTATCTCTCTTGGTTTATACCCTCATTACACCAAAAAACTAGCTATTTAAACACCTTCTTAACAGGAATGCTATTTGGGTTTGCTACCTAGGCCACCTACAATCTTACTAATCAAGCCACCTTAAAAGATTGGCCTTTAATAGTCACCCTGGTAGATGTGGCGTGGGGATCCTTTCTAATAAGAACTGTAAGCATGCTTACATTATAATTTACTAGCTGATTCAGCTAAGAAGGGCTTACATAGCTTAGTTTACTTTAAAGCAAGGTATACGCTTTCGAGCAACTCTTTATGTAATCATATATTTAATAAAAAGCTTGTTTTTACAGCTAGAATCAGCCTGGAAAATGTTAATTTCTTTATCGGTTATATAGACGTAGTTTCTTTAAAAGGTAGTATTAGTTTTTTAAAGCGTGTTAGATAGTTTAGGAAAATCATAGAAACTTTGAGAATAGGCTGTCAAAGCAAAAGCTGCATCAGCTCTTAAGGTTGTAGCTGAATTAAAATTTCTTTACCCCTATTGCTTCCTTAGTCAGGATTATAAATTATTTATCTTGACTTTCCGGCTCTTCAATATAGAAGTTAACGCTGTTGCATCAGCCATGTTTCTGCTAAAGCTATTTTTGGATGAATAGTATTAGCATTTTTTTGTAGCAATTTAAGAAGCATCTTTGTTCTAGGATTTCTTTCGAAGAAAGCTTGATGTTTTGCAAGAAAGCGCCAAAAAAGGCCATCCCATTTATCTACCCACTCTTCTTTATTGTAAGCACTCATTTTAAGCAGATAGTTAGCTCCTGATATGTAAGGTTTTGTGCTCATCAATCCTTTATCAGCATATTGGCTCATTCCATAAACATTAGGTACCATCACCCAGTCGTAAGCATCAACAAAATAACCCATAAACCATTCATAAACGGCATTGGGATTCGTTTCTACTAAAAGTAGAAAATTCCCTAAAATCATGAGGCGTTCGATATGATGGCAATAACCTGTCTGCAATAAGCGCTTAATTACATTATCAATAGGTAAAATTCCTGTAGTTCCATCCCAAAATCCTTTAGGTAAAGGAGCAGTATGCTTAAAAAAATTAGAACACCTTTCTTTTCTTCCTTTTAAGAGATAGCAAGCTCTAATAAACTCGCGCCAGCCTATAATCTGCCGAAGAAAGCCTTCTAAAGAATTTAAAGGAATATTAAGGTTTGTGTAAGCAGAAAGAGTTTTTTCAACTACTTCTTGAGGAGTTATCAATCCAATATTTAATAAAGGTGACAGACCACTATGGAAGATTACTGCCTCTGTGGCATGTATGGCGTCTTCATAGGTACCAAATAGCTGAAGTCTATGCTCAACAAAATCAAAAAGAACTTCTTTAGCCTCGCTGAAAGTGACTGCATAGGAAAAGGGTGTAGACTTACCATAAGCGTTAGGAAATTCTTTTTCTACATACTCAACTGCTTCTTTAACCCAGCGATTTTGTTTAGGCACAATAAGTGGAGGAATAACAATTCCTTTAGGTAAACGTTCTCTGTTTTCTTTGTCAAAACTATATTTACCCCCTACAGGAGAGTCTCCTTCCATCAAAATATTAAGTTTCTTGCGTTGATAAATGTAAAAAGGAGCCATGGAATAGTGGGTTTTTCCTTTAAAAAAAAGCTGAAGCTCTTTTTCGGTACACAAAAACATTGGAGACTCATAAAAGCAGAGATTCCAATGATTTTTTCTAGCAGCTTCAGTAAGATCTTGGGAAAGCCAATCATCCGTTAAATTCGCTAAATGAACTTGGTCATATTCTTTCTGGGCTAAAATTTCAAAAAGGTCTCCTCGCTTATTTAAAGAGGTGGAGTCAATATAGAAAACAGAATATCCTTGCTTTTCTAACCAATCGGCATAGGCTTTCATAGCTGCTCGCAAAAGCACAAGTTTCTGCTTGTGAAATTTTTGTACCTTAAAAAAAAGAAATTCTTCAGCTAAGCAAACAGGGCGCGTTTTATCTAAGGCAGGATGTTTTTCAAAAAGCTGATGGGGAAAAATTAGGGTAATCTCTTTCATTTTTTAATGAATCCTCTCTCTAACTTTCCTCTAACCATCTCAAATAGATCCCTTTTTAAACAAGAAGTATATAAAAAGGTTGCTTAAAAATTCTTATGCTAAACAAAAGCTAATGATTATTGATAAAAGCCTATACCACTTGCTTTAATTCAGTCATCTTCTATTTTTGAACTTCTAGCTGGAATAGCTGGAGCAGTAGCGACTACAATAGATAGCAGTGGCAAATAAATTATTAGCATTGAAAGTGAGTTAAATGTTTGGCTTTTATGGATGGATAGGATCGATAGAGTGAATGAATAAGCTTAAGAAATAATTTAAAATAAATAAGAAAGAATTATGTTAAGAAATTTGTAACTTAATTCGGATGTAAGACTCTAGGGTAGCTATCTTTAAAAAGGTAACCATGTAAATTTTTTATTCAAAAATTTTCGACTTGTTAATCAAATTGTTTTCTCGGCTATCAAGAGATAGATAAAAACTTGAATAAATAAAGGCCTCTACATGTTTAGATGTTTAGATTAGAAAAGATTTACTTCTCAGCCTAATTTTTACTAGAAGAGGCTAAAAAAAAACAAAAATCTTTTTTGAAGTAAAAA
Coding sequences within it:
- a CDS encoding copper-translocating P-type ATPase, with amino-acid sequence MNISLPPCHASKKPVASKATFSGGDYSCPMHPEIQQNHRGYCSLCGMPLEINHPSLEIDDSEYVETWQRFRLAFILTLPLFFLAMSKMHPTLDALIPSLKTTSQWIQLILATPVVLWAGWPFFERAWLSIVNRSLNMFSLIALGIGSAYLYSTTAVIFPHIFPAAFKENGQLFVYFEAAAVITVLVLLGQLLELKAKVHTNHAMRSLINQTAKSAHVMKNGQEQETPLDQLKEGDILKVKPGEKIPVDGFIIEGTSFIDESMLTGESLAVEKEAKDQITGGTVNQAGSFLMQATRVGNHTLLAHIIQMVSQAQRSKAPIQKLADLIAKYFVPAVIGVAILTFMIWVWKGPEPSFVFAFINALAVLIIACPCALGLATPMSIMMGIGRGAQTGILIKNAEALQLLEKVDTLMVDKTGTVTQGKPSILQITAMHGWQENELLTYAASVEKNSEHPLAQAIVKEAQRRSLNLLPSVKFKSMTSEGVAGIVDHREVLIGTQNLMQRMQVHSQEELLKASQAAQAQAQTVLFVAVEGNIIGFITLADALKPTSTQAIRELHSLGLKVIMLTGDNMQTAQAVALATHMDETYAEITPQGKSIFIQNAIQNRHIVAMAGDGINDAPALAAAHVGIAMGTGTDIAKESAAITLVKDDLMGIVRAIKLSRATMRNIRQNLFFAFIYNIVGVSIAAGILYPWMGLLLNPMIASAIMAFSSVSVIVNALRLRKC
- a CDS encoding DHH family phosphoesterase, with product MSFSVFLKTSLNEYFKCLSLPDNLTVIHYVLGNESADLDSVISSLMYAYLLYENHSRQELYLPLINIKREEVNTRKDLLYLLQLAKISTNHLLFLEEAPFSYLFSRRQLRLNLVDHHILRMDQQIFSAAVESIIDHHFPEPINYPLLSPASLLIEPVGSTATLIAEKLIAHPTINITPKIATLLLAPILVDTHNLKSIDKTTWRDIKIAKKLLQVAAGALPSNFYDILQVEKNNISLLSPLQLLNKDFKSYLAGNFFYGISSLPQGVDWWQQERQSLLPLLNTYAQEKKLSLLILFMSPINPIGPKRRIIVYTPSPLILESFKFYVEKDVILKKLLMPSSSLRHQCLAYYEIESFIARKHLQPYFHFLKNLANLSW
- a CDS encoding DNA-3-methyladenine glycosylase 2 family protein; this encodes MNEEDIFYKAFLSRDSRFDGKFYVGVKTTKIYCRPICPARPKRQNVEFFLEALSAEKAGYRPCLRCHPPSSTPSSAYPGKSAVVSRVLRVLTNQGMGDKGEDYFAEQFGLSARHLRRLFREEVGLTPQKIWDNNRLNFALKLLAETKLSITRIALEAGFSSLRRFNDAFKKCYKQPPSSMRKKNLSHSSHENIILKLTYHPPLDWPHLINHFKNHVIPYIESISENSYERVFKIGNSIGTLSVEADSRYPYLKLQIACHDTKVLFEVANRVRKMFDLDSDPLLIANQFASHLPLSLLWKQWPGLRLANGWDPYETAICAILGQGITMKYASQLIGHLVLYYGEKIFHPVTQEERYLFPLPEILAKASLHEIKTTQIRKAAIRMLSQKILQQEISLSPAQAPEEFKKSLLGIQGIGPWTAEYISLRALADTDAFPATDLILKRALRLNPSLDLSCIRPWRGYAAVYLWKKYF
- a CDS encoding methylated-DNA--[protein]-cysteine S-methyltransferase, encoding MKTFYKYMDSIVGKLKLVAQNHVLIAILWEHEKLNRVKLNELIEDVYHPLLVEAEKQLLEYFNKKRKFFELPLEHHGTSFQSKVWEALKHIPYGTTLSYGQLAKEINHPRAVRALGAAIGRNPLSIVIPCHRVIGTNGKLTGFAGGLEAKRTLLKIEDFPVF
- a CDS encoding IS5 family transposase (programmed frameshift), which gives rise to MKFDKIEKLDDERFRRLTGVKRGTFDKMVQILQQADAAKKIKGGRKYKLRLEDMLLMTLEYMREYRTYFHISQSYGISESSAYKAVKWIEDTLIKHPDFALPGRKELLKSDTEYEVILIDATETPIERPKKKQKRYYSGKKKKHTLKTQVVVDKKSKKVICTSFGNGKKHDFRLFKESQVKINPQIRVLTDSGYQGLTKLHAQTQMPKKKSKKKPLTQEDKRTNQSLSRERVANENVIGLLKRFKIIADRYRNRRKRFALRFNLIAAIYNWELNT
- a CDS encoding PP2C family serine/threonine-protein phosphatase, producing MMKGTDGQAKPEGFFFEMAMNLSAPIISPSANDSKESPLQAQSFQKEKKVIKRALEVKEKELGKQNLKRKKYAIWKPRNLKIDTAMQKMLRNSRKAIEEHKEEDFLAYASYQSCLPILEDNLPTAPALSLEYVSAEAQGRRPRMEDVHLFQEILQGALVGVFDGHGGQQVAEQAKEEFEKNFSETLALNKGNVHLTFEQLIDEIHQNIIQHTYYDMIGTTLAISFIDKNTHLIYTATLGDTEANIYRNKESIALSCVRNWTHAKEAARAAIALEDPTLAETWPLAKNPKTLRYPNSRIGLNVSRAIGDKYASGKPDKPAVIHKPKITVNRLRKGDILIIACDGLKDYVLENEIIAHVTSEPQEKEEEEPLVDLENTEEEEIEEEKASWNNSPKNLAQRLVDYALEKNSADNVTVVVVKIH
- a CDS encoding cryptochrome/photolyase family protein; the encoded protein is MKEITLIFPHQLFEKHPALDKTRPVCLAEEFLFFKVQKFHKQKLVLLRAAMKAYADWLEKQGYSVFYIDSTSLNKRGDLFEILAQKEYDQVHLANLTDDWLSQDLTEAARKNHWNLCFYESPMFLCTEKELQLFFKGKTHYSMAPFYIYQRKKLNILMEGDSPVGGKYSFDKENRERLPKGIVIPPLIVPKQNRWVKEAVEYVEKEFPNAYGKSTPFSYAVTFSEAKEVLFDFVEHRLQLFGTYEDAIHATEAVIFHSGLSPLLNIGLITPQEVVEKTLSAYTNLNIPLNSLEGFLRQIIGWREFIRACYLLKGRKERCSNFFKHTAPLPKGFWDGTTGILPIDNVIKRLLQTGYCHHIERLMILGNFLLLVETNPNAVYEWFMGYFVDAYDWVMVPNVYGMSQYADKGLMSTKPYISGANYLLKMSAYNKEEWVDKWDGLFWRFLAKHQAFFERNPRTKMLLKLLQKNANTIHPKIALAETWLMQQR